Proteins from a genomic interval of Candidatus Micrarchaeota archaeon:
- a CDS encoding winged helix-turn-helix transcriptional regulator yields MVSIFKGSLTSNTMDGGGIRSEFNDRYSVTARKMVRIVSANSRAKITEIANMLKISRRTAALKLSGMEKELKIHYILELNEEKLGLNRPHLILVKFKAKPDYAKVAALLNKSHIPQVAASVKGTYDMLIYANALSGTEYAHWDKKMQTLLAPYKVEWHSSEVVHRQLGFFPLRNEIIEKANIKEKYKKILRILNSNSRISFQELAKELDMNVNTAVYNFNNIMRMGYIKSFTISIEPPKSISFMTFFSKYIPAEGYEDASAKARKAFTSDDENSLISRYIITAPLIGSYDFFTLGAFDSFSIGYREDVLHHKDLFRKFGITMLYGEIDRILIGRLPIRSMDTKSEYKTLVWSTD; encoded by the coding sequence ATGGTAAGCATATTTAAAGGTTCCCTGACAAGCAATACCATGGATGGCGGGGGTATCAGGAGCGAGTTCAACGACAGGTACAGCGTAACCGCAAGGAAGATGGTCAGAATAGTCTCTGCAAATTCAAGGGCAAAAATTACTGAAATAGCTAACATGCTCAAGATATCAAGGAGGACCGCGGCATTGAAACTCTCGGGCATGGAGAAGGAGCTCAAGATCCACTACATACTGGAACTGAATGAGGAGAAGCTGGGGCTAAACAGGCCTCACCTCATACTTGTGAAGTTCAAGGCAAAGCCAGATTATGCAAAGGTTGCGGCCCTTCTCAACAAGTCGCACATACCGCAGGTCGCCGCATCGGTAAAGGGCACGTACGACATGCTGATATATGCGAATGCGCTTTCGGGTACGGAATACGCGCATTGGGACAAGAAGATGCAAACGCTGCTTGCGCCTTACAAGGTCGAATGGCACAGCTCAGAAGTAGTGCACAGGCAGCTTGGATTCTTCCCTCTCAGGAACGAGATAATAGAAAAGGCTAACATAAAGGAGAAGTACAAGAAGATACTGCGCATACTGAACAGCAACTCAAGGATAAGCTTCCAGGAGCTCGCGAAGGAATTGGACATGAACGTGAACACCGCGGTGTACAACTTCAACAACATAATGCGAATGGGCTACATAAAGTCGTTCACAATATCGATAGAGCCGCCGAAGAGCATATCATTCATGACGTTCTTCAGCAAGTACATACCTGCAGAGGGCTATGAGGATGCGTCCGCAAAGGCGAGGAAGGCATTCACCAGCGACGACGAGAATTCGCTCATAAGCAGGTACATAATAACAGCGCCGCTAATAGGCAGCTACGACTTCTTCACCCTTGGTGCATTCGACAGCTTCAGCATAGGCTACAGGGAGGACGTGCTTCATCACAAGGACCTGTTCAGGAAGTTCGGCATAACGATGCTTTACGGGGAGATAGACAGAATACTGATTGGAAGGCTCCCCATAAGGAGCATGGACACGAAAAGCGAGTACAAGACCCTGGTATGGAGCACCGATTGA